A region from the Actinoplanes sp. OR16 genome encodes:
- a CDS encoding HEXXH motif domain-containing protein, translating to MIAKHRIPRAAYDALCAGAADRTGLAALDAAQLSKHLLLLRMVVEQLAGSPGRTVAGEALRLLEEVRRHHRPAFETALLYPYVGAGLAGCLRSLRADGDTATVAGFLARVAVTAAAHAGREATLDRVPVSGPMHLPALGTVTAVPAAGVVSLTTSAYRITAGEVSVDLAAPRHDRPGWIPVRPLTTEAGRARPLFDDVDPYREASGLTVGPRPVPTEFSRWRDRFAGADALLSDRHPQRAEQVAALVRAVTPLAVLLPGQGRSVSAWQAYGAVSLTLPADASSFAVTLIHESQHSIFNAMLDLVDLYDPADRRVYYSPWRADPRPLRGLLHGCYAFAAVAEYWSVECAVPGAEPQAAYEAARAAIQVRQALDTLDGVASLTADGRHVVAQLRQRLEALGTQAPMRTAGHLAGLACDDHRLSWRLRVLLPHADAVGDAARAWLEGGVPRGLGGTARTADTVDTFVPNERASRLGHLARHGRVGTPTGDADAYLADHDYQAAAEAYLVAIRSDGDDLNAWTGLAMAGSRRGGAAAHVWSHRPEFVRAVYKRLAATPAPPPDPLTLAEWLADGSGG from the coding sequence CCGGCCGGACCGTCGCCGGTGAAGCGCTTCGTCTGCTGGAAGAAGTGCGCCGGCATCATCGGCCGGCGTTCGAGACGGCGCTGCTCTACCCATACGTCGGGGCCGGGCTGGCCGGCTGCCTGCGCTCCCTGCGCGCGGACGGTGACACCGCCACGGTGGCCGGTTTCCTTGCCCGCGTGGCGGTGACGGCCGCGGCTCATGCCGGCCGGGAGGCGACGCTGGACCGGGTGCCGGTGTCCGGCCCGATGCACCTGCCGGCCCTCGGAACCGTCACCGCCGTACCGGCGGCCGGCGTCGTGAGCCTGACCACCAGCGCGTACCGCATCACGGCAGGGGAGGTCAGCGTCGATCTCGCGGCGCCGCGTCACGACCGGCCCGGCTGGATCCCGGTCCGCCCGCTGACCACCGAGGCCGGCCGGGCAAGGCCGCTCTTCGACGACGTGGATCCGTACCGCGAAGCCTCCGGCCTGACGGTGGGGCCCAGGCCGGTGCCGACCGAATTCTCTCGCTGGCGTGACCGGTTCGCGGGCGCGGACGCGCTGCTGAGCGATCGGCACCCGCAACGCGCGGAACAGGTCGCGGCCCTGGTGCGGGCGGTCACCCCGCTGGCGGTGCTGTTGCCGGGGCAGGGCCGCAGCGTGTCCGCGTGGCAGGCGTACGGCGCCGTGTCGCTGACTCTCCCCGCCGACGCGTCGAGTTTCGCGGTCACGCTCATCCACGAGTCCCAGCACTCGATCTTCAACGCGATGCTCGACCTCGTGGATCTGTACGACCCGGCGGATCGACGCGTCTACTACTCACCGTGGCGTGCTGATCCGCGGCCGTTACGGGGCCTGTTGCACGGCTGCTACGCCTTCGCGGCGGTCGCCGAGTACTGGAGCGTCGAATGTGCCGTGCCCGGTGCCGAGCCCCAGGCCGCCTACGAGGCTGCCCGAGCCGCGATCCAAGTGCGTCAGGCGCTGGACACGCTGGACGGCGTCGCTTCGCTGACCGCGGACGGACGCCACGTCGTCGCGCAACTCCGGCAGCGGCTGGAGGCGCTGGGCACGCAAGCGCCGATGCGCACTGCCGGGCACCTGGCCGGACTGGCCTGCGACGATCATCGGCTGTCCTGGAGGCTGCGAGTGCTGTTGCCGCACGCGGACGCGGTCGGCGACGCGGCCCGGGCATGGCTTGAGGGCGGCGTACCGCGCGGGCTGGGCGGCACGGCGCGGACCGCCGACACGGTGGACACGTTCGTCCCGAACGAGCGCGCTAGTCGTCTCGGGCATCTCGCGCGCCACGGCCGGGTGGGCACACCGACCGGTGACGCTGACGCCTATCTTGCCGACCACGACTATCAGGCGGCGGCCGAGGCGTACCTCGTTGCGATCCGCTCCGACGGCGACGACCTCAATGCCTGGACCGGTCTGGCGATGGCGGGCAGCAGACGCGGCGGCGCCGCCGCGCACGTGTGGTCACACCGTCCGGAGTTCGTCCGTGCGGTGTATAAGCGACTCGCGGCGACGCCGGCCCCGCCGCCTGATCCGCTGACGCTCGCCGAATGGCTGGCCGACGGATCAGGCGGCTGA
- the fxsT gene encoding FxSxx-COOH system tetratricopeptide repeat protein has product MDRSRLAALIEASRQAHLDLSADEWREILFLAAVLQATGAEQGAPEQREAATDMTDPLSPPQDSEPLQAPAPGATWQNSPAGGPPLTAPDVPVVPYSSSVDGSPHGVPMRAPAVQPLARSAFARAMRPVKQRVPDTTTVEVDIPATVRQAAEGGAWLPVLKPAVDRWLDIALVVDDAASGPAWVQEIRSFTQAIEESGAFGDVRVWRFDSEAPQSRPLTVSAGTIAAHVGRPAGELIDPSGRRAILVLSDCVGPGWADGRVGAMISTWTPTNTVGIVHLLPQRLWGRCAARFLAVDWKNGPAYVARQTRRWRSGNRDPLLGEPEEVAEPRTLVPVLDLSPSALRGWATLISGGGDEWSKGVAFDPAVSGAYEPDEEDSPLDATVDEDVARWRVKRFRAVASPDSFRLATSLSAVPLLLPVVRLVQRSLLTSAQPTYWAEILLSGLVVRRPKRDHSDELEFDFQPGIRDELLTGLTSRDRLALLAEVSEFISAQLGGSFDFLALMMLDSTPEKLSEVDQPFARVAMQVLKSLGGAYTDKAAAIERSLPNSDREDGADAPTTRNDPLVRDGVPHVTATDMTDYPSLTDFRVSPADQVWDVPQRTQNFTGRRQLLDQLRQDLIENPNRAAVLVPRTLYGLGGVGKTALANEYAHRYRNDYEVVWWIPAEDPADVRRSLVELSRRLRLPESTDQSETIRTLLNELHEGRPKSRWLLIYDNATQPDKILDLLPVPKRHGHVLITSRDESWGARGGRLLEVDVFTRAESVTLLRRRAQRLTNEDADSLAALLQDLPLALHQAAAWHAETGLGADEYRRRYDEKLALLGEVELPPEYPRPVGAAFGVSYDQLYARSIAAAQLLQLCSHFGPEPIFVEMLYNARNVPGLPAALHRQIADRSTIGRELREIARYELIKFDQARGRFQLHRLVQSVLRRTLHDDQRQTTSQHAHSILALANPGNPDELSNIERSRHGQLSPHIQPSGIVGSTDLEARRVVLDQIRYRYVVGDFAGSRDLAESTVQRWLAQWGERDELVLLARRHLATTLRSLGERSSALEIDEEVMRLIRETIGDESDHYFVTANGYAADLRALGRFQEAHDFDKDLLALIRRVLREDDPATLRTANNFAVDLRLLGEFGKARELDIETVRLWTEGYGSDFPETLFAVSNLVRDYYGLGLYGAGLTMQQEVITEHEVAVGSSHMSVLMARRTIAMLLRKLGRYTEAREQADTNYTAYAAQFPEHHEHTLAAAMSLGNALRDESSRDPVVLNRARDLVSNALRIYQRDFAGHPFVEVCRTNLAIILRRLGEVAEARALNITARDALKDSLGLTHPYTICATTNLASDYAAMGDYEEALKFSAETTEISRQETNRGPNHPYTLACILNHALDLQGAGRGQHEAESLRRSAVDGFLRTLGPDHPDTQAARNGRRIDADIEPPPT; this is encoded by the coding sequence ATGGACCGCTCTCGACTGGCCGCACTGATCGAGGCGTCGCGACAGGCGCACCTCGATCTGTCGGCCGATGAGTGGCGGGAAATCCTGTTCCTTGCTGCCGTTCTCCAGGCCACCGGCGCCGAGCAGGGCGCTCCGGAGCAGCGGGAGGCAGCCACCGACATGACGGATCCGCTGTCGCCGCCGCAGGACTCGGAGCCGCTGCAGGCGCCGGCGCCGGGCGCGACGTGGCAGAACAGTCCGGCCGGAGGGCCACCTCTCACCGCGCCCGATGTCCCTGTGGTGCCGTACTCCTCGTCGGTGGACGGCTCACCACACGGTGTGCCCATGCGGGCTCCGGCCGTGCAGCCACTGGCCCGTAGCGCGTTCGCCAGGGCGATGCGGCCCGTGAAACAGCGGGTTCCGGATACGACGACGGTCGAGGTCGACATCCCGGCGACCGTACGGCAGGCCGCTGAGGGAGGCGCCTGGCTGCCCGTGCTCAAACCCGCTGTCGATCGCTGGCTCGACATCGCTCTGGTGGTGGACGACGCGGCGTCGGGCCCGGCGTGGGTGCAGGAGATCCGCAGTTTCACGCAGGCGATCGAGGAGTCCGGGGCCTTCGGCGATGTCCGGGTCTGGCGATTCGACAGCGAGGCCCCGCAGAGCCGGCCGCTGACCGTCAGCGCCGGAACCATCGCCGCGCACGTGGGCCGGCCGGCGGGCGAGCTCATCGACCCGTCCGGCCGCCGGGCCATTCTCGTGCTCAGTGACTGTGTCGGCCCGGGCTGGGCCGACGGCCGCGTCGGCGCGATGATCTCGACTTGGACGCCGACGAATACGGTCGGCATCGTTCACCTGCTCCCGCAGCGGCTCTGGGGTCGCTGTGCGGCCCGGTTCCTCGCCGTCGATTGGAAGAACGGTCCGGCGTACGTGGCACGGCAGACCCGGCGGTGGCGGTCCGGCAACCGTGACCCGCTGCTGGGCGAGCCGGAGGAGGTGGCTGAGCCCCGGACGCTCGTACCGGTGCTGGATCTGTCACCCAGCGCCCTGCGGGGATGGGCCACCTTGATCTCCGGAGGCGGTGACGAGTGGTCGAAGGGCGTGGCGTTCGATCCCGCCGTGAGCGGTGCCTACGAGCCCGACGAGGAAGACTCACCGCTGGACGCCACCGTGGATGAGGATGTGGCGCGGTGGCGGGTGAAACGCTTCCGCGCCGTCGCGTCCCCGGATTCGTTCCGGCTGGCGACGTCGCTGTCCGCCGTACCGCTTCTGCTTCCGGTGGTTCGCCTGGTCCAGCGGAGCCTGCTCACCTCCGCTCAGCCGACGTACTGGGCCGAAATCCTGCTGAGCGGTCTCGTGGTGCGGCGCCCTAAGCGTGATCACTCTGATGAGCTGGAATTCGACTTTCAGCCGGGGATCCGCGACGAGTTGCTCACCGGCCTCACCTCCCGGGATCGGCTCGCCCTGCTCGCGGAGGTGTCCGAGTTCATCAGTGCCCAGCTTGGCGGTTCCTTCGACTTCCTGGCGCTGATGATGCTGGACTCGACTCCAGAGAAGCTCTCCGAGGTCGATCAGCCATTCGCTCGCGTGGCGATGCAGGTGCTGAAGTCACTGGGAGGGGCCTATACCGACAAAGCAGCAGCAATCGAGCGATCGCTGCCTAATAGTGATCGGGAAGACGGCGCTGACGCGCCCACCACCCGAAATGATCCCCTAGTAAGGGACGGAGTCCCCCACGTGACAGCGACCGACATGACTGATTACCCGTCGTTGACCGACTTCCGGGTCAGTCCTGCCGACCAGGTCTGGGACGTTCCGCAGAGAACGCAGAACTTCACCGGGCGGCGGCAACTGCTCGACCAATTGCGTCAGGACTTGATAGAAAATCCGAACCGGGCTGCCGTGCTCGTGCCACGGACCCTGTACGGCCTCGGTGGCGTCGGCAAAACCGCCTTGGCCAACGAATACGCGCACCGCTATCGCAACGACTACGAGGTCGTCTGGTGGATTCCGGCGGAGGACCCCGCAGATGTGCGTCGTTCGCTGGTGGAACTCTCCCGGCGCCTGCGCCTGCCGGAGAGCACCGACCAGTCCGAGACCATTCGGACGCTGCTGAACGAATTGCACGAGGGTCGCCCCAAGTCGCGCTGGCTGCTGATTTACGACAATGCCACTCAGCCGGACAAGATCCTCGACCTGCTGCCGGTACCGAAACGGCACGGCCATGTGCTGATCACCTCCCGGGACGAGTCCTGGGGAGCCCGCGGCGGCCGGCTCCTGGAAGTCGACGTCTTCACGCGCGCGGAAAGCGTGACACTGCTGCGCCGCCGAGCTCAGCGGCTGACCAACGAGGACGCCGACTCGCTCGCCGCACTGCTGCAGGATCTGCCACTAGCACTGCACCAGGCGGCTGCCTGGCACGCGGAGACCGGGCTGGGCGCCGACGAGTACCGGCGGCGGTACGACGAGAAACTGGCGCTGCTGGGCGAAGTGGAGTTGCCACCCGAATACCCCCGTCCCGTAGGCGCGGCATTCGGTGTTTCCTACGATCAGTTGTACGCGCGTTCAATCGCGGCGGCACAACTACTGCAGCTCTGCTCCCATTTCGGCCCGGAACCCATCTTCGTCGAAATGCTCTATAACGCCCGCAATGTTCCGGGCCTTCCGGCCGCATTGCATCGGCAAATCGCCGACCGTTCGACAATCGGCCGGGAATTGCGAGAGATCGCACGCTACGAGTTGATTAAATTCGACCAGGCGCGAGGCCGTTTCCAGCTGCATCGCCTCGTGCAGAGCGTATTGCGCCGGACACTGCATGACGATCAGCGGCAAACCACGTCCCAGCACGCCCACAGCATTCTTGCGCTGGCCAACCCGGGCAACCCCGACGAACTGAGCAACATCGAGCGATCCCGGCACGGTCAGTTGTCACCGCACATCCAGCCGTCCGGCATCGTCGGATCGACCGACCTCGAAGCCCGTCGGGTCGTCCTCGACCAGATTCGCTATCGCTATGTCGTGGGTGACTTCGCAGGCAGCCGCGACCTCGCCGAGTCCACGGTGCAACGCTGGCTCGCCCAGTGGGGTGAACGCGACGAACTGGTGCTGCTGGCCCGGCGCCATCTCGCCACCACCCTGCGCTCGCTCGGCGAGCGGAGCTCGGCACTGGAGATCGACGAGGAGGTCATGCGGCTGATCAGGGAGACGATCGGTGACGAGAGCGACCACTACTTCGTCACGGCGAACGGGTACGCCGCCGACCTGCGGGCCCTGGGACGGTTCCAGGAAGCACACGACTTCGACAAGGACCTGCTGGCACTGATCCGGCGGGTGCTGCGCGAGGACGATCCCGCGACGCTGCGTACCGCCAACAACTTCGCCGTCGACCTTCGTCTGCTGGGCGAGTTCGGCAAGGCCCGCGAGCTGGACATCGAGACCGTGCGTCTCTGGACCGAAGGCTACGGCAGTGACTTCCCGGAGACCCTGTTCGCGGTCAGCAACCTGGTCCGCGATTACTACGGTCTCGGACTCTACGGCGCCGGGCTGACCATGCAGCAGGAGGTCATCACCGAGCACGAGGTGGCTGTCGGCTCCTCGCACATGAGCGTCCTGATGGCCCGCCGCACGATCGCGATGCTCCTGCGCAAACTCGGCCGCTACACCGAGGCCCGGGAACAGGCCGACACCAACTACACGGCGTACGCGGCGCAGTTCCCGGAGCATCACGAGCACACTCTCGCGGCGGCCATGAGCCTCGGTAACGCCCTGCGCGATGAGAGCAGCCGCGACCCGGTCGTTCTCAACCGGGCCCGGGATCTGGTCAGCAACGCACTGCGCATCTATCAGCGCGACTTCGCCGGGCACCCGTTCGTCGAGGTGTGCCGGACTAACCTGGCCATCATCCTGCGCCGGCTCGGCGAGGTCGCCGAAGCACGGGCACTCAACATCACGGCCCGTGACGCCCTCAAGGATTCGCTGGGGCTGACACATCCGTACACGATCTGTGCCACCACGAACCTTGCTAGTGACTACGCTGCCATGGGTGACTACGAGGAGGCGCTGAAGTTCTCGGCGGAGACGACGGAGATCTCCCGGCAGGAGACCAACCGGGGGCCGAACCACCCGTACACGCTGGCATGCATCTTGAACCACGCCCTCGACCTGCAGGGCGCGGGCCGGGGACAGCATGAGGCGGAAAGCCTGCGGCGCAGCGCGGTCGACGGGTTCCTGCGAACCCTCGGCCCCGACCACCCGGACACCCAGGCCGCCCGGAATGGCCGCCGGATCGACGCCGACATCGAGCCGCCGCCCACCTGA
- a CDS encoding MoxR family ATPase → MTAPAGWHIYRGTMAPHDGIERLASPPPWRRFSGPVLPQAPLVESPNGTDPGARYLPEREAVELTNVALMMRRPLLVTGKPGTGKSTLAHSIAYELKLGPVLHWPITTRSRLAEALYQYDPIARLQQANLARLDESAVPSVGEFIRLGPLGTALLGRERPRVLLVDELDKSDIDLPNDMLNVLETGTFEIPELIREADTGDVRVQTADPGGWATVRHGQVRCAAFPMIVITSNGEREFPPAFLRRCVRVHIQQPSSEKLSQIITGQLGESALGAAGDVVSDFVALRETMDLSTDQLLNAVYFATSGLEIDGETRMKTVRRIFRDLGPGAEV, encoded by the coding sequence ATGACCGCACCGGCCGGGTGGCACATCTATCGCGGGACGATGGCTCCGCACGACGGCATCGAGCGGCTGGCGAGCCCGCCTCCGTGGCGCCGGTTCTCCGGGCCGGTGCTGCCGCAGGCACCGCTGGTGGAGTCGCCGAACGGCACCGACCCCGGTGCACGCTATCTACCCGAGCGCGAAGCAGTGGAACTGACGAACGTCGCGCTCATGATGCGCCGCCCGCTGCTGGTGACGGGGAAACCCGGCACGGGCAAGTCGACGCTTGCCCACAGCATCGCGTACGAACTGAAGCTGGGCCCGGTGCTGCACTGGCCGATCACCACACGTTCGCGGCTCGCCGAAGCGCTGTATCAATACGATCCGATCGCGCGACTGCAGCAGGCGAACCTGGCTCGTCTCGATGAGAGCGCCGTTCCCTCGGTGGGTGAGTTCATCCGGCTGGGTCCACTCGGCACGGCGCTGCTGGGCCGGGAGCGGCCACGGGTTCTGCTCGTCGACGAGCTCGACAAGAGCGATATCGACCTGCCCAACGACATGCTCAACGTGCTGGAGACCGGAACGTTCGAGATTCCCGAGCTGATCCGGGAAGCGGACACCGGAGACGTCCGGGTGCAGACAGCGGATCCCGGCGGGTGGGCGACGGTACGGCACGGACAAGTGCGGTGCGCCGCCTTCCCGATGATTGTGATCACCAGCAACGGTGAACGGGAGTTTCCTCCGGCGTTCCTCCGGCGTTGTGTCCGCGTGCATATACAGCAGCCGAGTTCGGAGAAACTGAGCCAGATCATCACGGGCCAGTTGGGCGAGTCGGCGCTCGGCGCTGCGGGCGATGTGGTGAGCGATTTCGTCGCGCTGCGCGAAACGATGGATCTGTCGACGGACCAATTGCTGAACGCCGTCTATTTCGCCACGTCCGGTCTCGAGATCGACGGGGAGACCCGGATGAAGACGGTGCGCCGCATCTTCCGGGACCTCGGCCCTGGCGCGGAGGTGTGA
- a CDS encoding tetratricopeptide repeat protein → MAASWEQRIDEFWATADDAAPETTLRAMRVLVEERGEDDPDALYEWASVHDFLGREAEAVPLYRRALDAGLAAPRRQQAIVQLGSSLRNVGEPGEAVALLSPQEPDAVVGDAAQAFLALALHDAGRPGEALRVALKALAKTLPLYRRAVTAYADELGSR, encoded by the coding sequence ATGGCAGCATCGTGGGAGCAGCGGATCGACGAGTTCTGGGCGACCGCGGACGACGCCGCGCCGGAGACGACGCTGCGGGCCATGCGGGTGCTGGTGGAGGAGCGCGGCGAGGACGACCCCGACGCGCTGTACGAGTGGGCCTCGGTGCACGACTTCCTCGGCCGGGAGGCGGAGGCGGTGCCGCTCTACCGCCGGGCACTGGACGCGGGGCTCGCCGCACCCCGCCGGCAGCAGGCGATCGTCCAGCTCGGCAGTTCCCTGCGCAATGTCGGCGAACCCGGGGAGGCCGTCGCCCTGCTGTCACCGCAGGAGCCGGACGCCGTCGTCGGTGACGCGGCGCAGGCGTTCCTGGCGCTGGCGTTGCACGACGCCGGCCGGCCCGGCGAGGCGCTGCGGGTCGCACTGAAGGCACTGGCGAAGACGTTGCCGCTCTATCGGCGGGCGGTCACCGCGTACGCGGATGAGCTCGGCTCCCGATAA
- a CDS encoding serine hydrolase, translated as MTLLPDLQEWIDQAARRHHVPGAAVAAGMGDQLAEAATGVINLDTGVTATTSSVFQIGSVTKAWTAALAMQLADLDEPVRASLPEFGVLDAEASRRITVRQLLSHTGGFDGDLFEDTGRGDDAVDRLVAFMRGNARQVSEPGELFSYCNAGFCALGALIARLHGATWETALRELLIEPLGVRHMALSAEEAIMFRAAVGHLGEPARVSPWSLLPRSNAPAGSTPSAAPRELVRFGRMLLADGVADDDTRVLRAGTFAEMCRPQVALPRLGRRYPVAWGLGLALFDWDGLRVVGHDGGTPGQTTTWRIVPDRDLVLAVNANGGHASAFIDEVLAKILSSAAGIHLPARRLPPAAPAPFRPFAAVYAAPQAVYEVRTVAGGLEITDTPQGPAAAYGDGGRTVRYVHAGDDRFVAAEPEAGLHPVIAFLDDRSYLYNLRAIPRYREPSSSAYAVTARR; from the coding sequence ATGACGCTTCTTCCGGATCTCCAGGAGTGGATCGATCAGGCCGCACGGCGCCACCACGTGCCGGGCGCCGCCGTGGCCGCCGGAATGGGAGATCAGCTCGCCGAGGCCGCCACCGGAGTGATCAACCTGGACACCGGGGTCACGGCGACCACCAGCAGCGTGTTCCAGATCGGCTCGGTCACGAAGGCCTGGACGGCCGCCCTGGCGATGCAGCTGGCCGACCTCGACGAGCCGGTCCGGGCCTCGCTTCCCGAGTTCGGGGTGCTGGACGCCGAGGCCTCGCGGCGCATCACCGTGCGGCAGCTGCTGTCGCACACCGGCGGGTTCGACGGGGACCTGTTCGAGGACACCGGGCGCGGCGACGACGCGGTGGACCGGCTGGTCGCGTTCATGCGCGGCAACGCCCGCCAAGTCAGCGAGCCGGGTGAGCTGTTCTCGTACTGCAACGCCGGCTTCTGCGCGCTCGGCGCCCTGATCGCCCGGCTGCACGGCGCCACCTGGGAAACTGCCCTGCGCGAGCTGCTGATCGAGCCGCTCGGGGTGCGGCACATGGCGCTGTCCGCCGAGGAGGCGATCATGTTCCGGGCCGCCGTGGGGCATCTCGGCGAGCCGGCCCGCGTGTCGCCGTGGAGTCTGCTGCCGCGGTCGAACGCGCCGGCCGGGTCGACACCGAGCGCCGCGCCCCGCGAACTGGTGCGGTTCGGACGGATGCTCCTGGCCGACGGCGTAGCGGACGACGATACGCGGGTGCTGCGGGCGGGGACGTTCGCCGAGATGTGCCGCCCGCAGGTCGCCCTGCCCCGGCTGGGGCGGCGGTACCCGGTGGCCTGGGGTCTCGGCCTGGCCCTCTTCGACTGGGACGGCCTGCGCGTGGTCGGCCACGACGGCGGCACCCCCGGTCAGACCACGACGTGGCGCATCGTGCCGGACCGCGACCTGGTCCTCGCCGTCAACGCCAACGGCGGCCACGCCTCCGCCTTCATCGACGAGGTCCTGGCGAAGATCCTCTCGTCGGCGGCCGGCATCCACCTGCCGGCACGCCGCCTGCCGCCGGCCGCGCCGGCGCCGTTCCGCCCGTTCGCCGCCGTCTACGCCGCGCCGCAGGCCGTCTACGAGGTGAGGACCGTCGCCGGCGGCCTGGAGATCACCGACACCCCGCAGGGCCCCGCGGCCGCGTACGGCGACGGCGGCCGGACGGTCCGCTACGTCCACGCCGGCGACGACCGTTTCGTCGCCGCCGAGCCGGAGGCCGGCCTGCACCCGGTGATCGCCTTCCTCGACGACCGGAGCTACCTCTACAACCTGCGCGCCATCCCCCGTTATCGGGAGCCGAGCTCATCCGCGTACGCGGTGACCGCCCGCCGATAG